Proteins encoded in a region of the Eulemur rufifrons isolate Redbay chromosome 15, OSU_ERuf_1, whole genome shotgun sequence genome:
- the LOC138395663 gene encoding HLA class II histocompatibility antigen, DQ beta 1 chain-like, producing the protein MSWKMALRLPGGLWTAAVTVIVLMLSSPVAEGRDSPQNFVVQFKGLCYFTNGTERVRAVTRHIYNQEELVRFDSDVGEFRAVTPLGRPDAEYWNGQKDFLEQTRAAVDTVCRHNYQREVITTLQRRVEPTVTISTSRTEALNHHNMLVCSVTDFYPGQIRVRWLRNDQEETAGVVSTPLIRNGDWTFQILVMLEMTPQRGDVYTCHVEHPSLQSPITVEWRAQSESAQGKMLSGVGGLVLGLIFLGLGLVIHHRSQKGPRGPPPAGLLH; encoded by the exons ATGTCTTGGAAGATGGCTCTGCGGCTCCCGGGAGGCCTCTGGACAGCGGCTGTGACGGTGATTGTGCTGATGCTGAGCAGCCCCGTGGCTGAGGGCAGAGACTCTCCCC AGAATTTCGTGGTGCAGTTTAAGGGTCTCTGCTACTTCACCAACGGGACGGAGCGGGTGCGGGCTGTGACGAGACACATCTACAACCAGGAGGAGCTCGTGCGCTTCGACAGCGACGTGGGGGAGTTCCGGGCGGTGACGCCGCTGGGCCGGCCGGACGCCGAGTACTGGAACGGCCAGAAGGACTTCCTGGAGCAGACGCGGGCCGCGGTGGACACGGTGTGCAGACACAACTACCAGAGAGAGGTCATCACGACCTTGCAGCGGCGAG TGGAGCCTACAGTGACCATCTCCACATCCAGGACAGAGGCCCTAAACCACCACAACATGCTGGTCTGCTCGGTGACAGATTTCTATCCAGGCCAGATCAGAGTCCGGTGGTTGCGGAATGACCAGGAGGAGACAGCCGGCGTTGTGTCCACCCCACTTATCAGGAATGGGGACTGGACCTTCCAGATCCTGGTGATGTTGGAAATGACTCCCCAGCGAGGAGATGTCTACACCTGCCACGTGGAGcaccccagcctccagagccccATCACCGTGGAGTGGC GGGCTCAGTCTGAATCTGCCCAGGGCAAGATGCTGAGTGGCGTCGGGGGCCTTGTGCTGGGGCTGATCTTCCTCGGGCTGGGCCTTGTCATCCATCACAGGAGTCAGAAAG GACCTCGTGGGCCTCCACCAGCAG gGCTCCTGCACTGA